From Cellulomonas oligotrophica, a single genomic window includes:
- the hisF gene encoding imidazole glycerol phosphate synthase subunit HisF, giving the protein MTLALRVIPCLDVDAGRVVKGVNFQHLRDAGDPVELARRYDGEGADEVTFLDVSASSGDRETTYDVVRRTAEEVFVPLTVGGGVRSPDDVDRLLRAGADKVGVNTAAIARPELISEIAERFGSQVLVLSVDARRTGEGTRTDSGYEVTTHGGRRGTGIDAVAWAARAAELGAGEILLNSMDADGTTSGFDLPMLRDVRSQVRVPLIASGGAGTVEHFVEAARAGADAVLAASVFHFGTLTVGAVKDALREAGVVVR; this is encoded by the coding sequence ATGACCCTGGCGCTGCGCGTCATCCCGTGCCTGGACGTCGACGCCGGACGCGTCGTCAAGGGCGTGAACTTCCAGCACCTGCGCGACGCCGGCGACCCCGTCGAGCTCGCCCGCCGGTACGACGGCGAGGGCGCCGACGAGGTCACCTTCCTCGACGTCTCGGCGTCCTCGGGCGACCGGGAGACCACCTACGACGTCGTGCGACGCACCGCCGAGGAGGTGTTCGTCCCGCTCACCGTCGGCGGCGGCGTCCGCTCGCCCGACGACGTCGACCGGCTGCTGCGGGCCGGGGCCGACAAGGTCGGCGTCAACACCGCCGCGATCGCACGCCCCGAGCTGATCAGCGAGATCGCCGAGCGGTTCGGCAGCCAGGTCCTCGTGCTGTCGGTGGACGCCCGCCGCACCGGCGAGGGCACCCGGACGGACTCGGGGTACGAGGTCACGACGCACGGCGGCCGTCGGGGCACCGGCATCGACGCCGTCGCCTGGGCCGCACGGGCGGCCGAGCTCGGCGCGGGGGAGATCCTGCTGAACTCGATGGACGCCGACGGCACGACCTCAGGGTTCGACCTGCCGATGCTGCGCGACGTGCGCTCGCAGGTGCGGGTGCCGCTCATCGCGTCCGGCGGGGCCGGGACCGTCGAGCACTTCGTCGAGGCGGCCCGGGCCGGCGCGGACGCCGTGCTCGCCGCCAGCGTCTTCCACTTCGGCACGCTGACCGTCGGCGCCGTCAAGGACGCGCTGCGGGAGGCGGGCGTCGTCGTCCGCTGA
- the pafA gene encoding Pup--protein ligase, giving the protein MDRRIFGLETEYGVTCAAQDGRGLSADEVARYLFRKVVAWGRSSNVFLRNGSRLYLDVGSHPEYATAECDDWRQLVTHDRAGERILEGLVADAQQRLEHEGLPGRIHLFKNNTDSAGNSYGCHENYLVRRQGDFARLSDVLVPFLITRQVLTGAGKVLATPRGAVYCLSQRADHIWEAVSSATTRSRPIINTRDEPHADAEHYRRLHVIVGDSSMSETTTMLKVASTDLLLRLIEAGVPMRDMALENPIRAIREISHDMTGSQPVTLASGRTVTAVDLQEEYLTRVTDFVGSELGPSPETKQVLDLWERGLRALRTGDLGLVDRELDWVIKHRMIERYRAKHGLDLGDVRVQRLDLAYHDISRTEGLYNLMAARGLVERVTTDLEVFEATAVPPQTTRAKLRGDFVRAAQEARRDYTVDWVHLKLNDQAQRTVLCKDPFRAVDERVDRLIESM; this is encoded by the coding sequence ATGGACCGGCGCATCTTCGGGCTCGAGACCGAGTACGGCGTGACCTGCGCGGCGCAGGACGGGCGGGGCCTGTCGGCCGACGAGGTCGCCCGGTACCTGTTCCGCAAGGTCGTGGCGTGGGGGCGCTCGTCGAACGTGTTCCTGCGCAACGGGTCGCGGCTGTACCTCGACGTCGGCTCCCACCCCGAGTACGCGACCGCCGAGTGCGACGACTGGCGCCAGCTCGTCACGCACGACCGCGCGGGGGAGCGGATCCTCGAGGGCCTCGTCGCCGACGCCCAGCAGCGCCTCGAGCACGAGGGGCTGCCGGGGCGCATCCACCTGTTCAAGAACAACACCGACTCGGCCGGCAACTCCTACGGCTGCCACGAGAACTACCTCGTGCGACGCCAGGGGGACTTCGCCCGACTGTCGGACGTGCTCGTGCCGTTCCTCATCACCCGGCAGGTGCTCACCGGCGCGGGCAAGGTCCTCGCCACGCCCCGGGGCGCCGTGTACTGCCTCTCGCAGCGCGCCGACCACATCTGGGAGGCCGTGTCGTCGGCGACGACGCGCTCGCGGCCGATCATCAACACGCGCGACGAGCCGCACGCCGACGCCGAGCACTACCGGCGCCTGCACGTGATCGTCGGCGACTCGTCGATGTCGGAGACGACGACGATGCTCAAGGTCGCCTCGACCGACCTGCTGCTGCGGCTCATCGAGGCCGGGGTGCCCATGCGGGACATGGCGCTGGAGAACCCCATCCGCGCGATCCGGGAGATCAGCCACGACATGACGGGCAGCCAGCCCGTGACCCTCGCGTCGGGGCGCACCGTCACGGCGGTGGACCTGCAGGAGGAGTACCTGACGCGCGTCACGGACTTCGTCGGGTCCGAGCTGGGCCCGTCGCCGGAGACGAAGCAGGTCCTCGACCTGTGGGAGCGCGGGCTGCGCGCGCTGCGCACCGGCGACCTGGGCCTGGTCGACCGTGAGCTCGACTGGGTCATCAAGCACCGCATGATCGAGCGCTACCGCGCCAAGCACGGCCTCGACCTGGGCGACGTGCGCGTGCAGCGGCTCGACCTGGCGTACCACGACATCTCCCGCACCGAGGGCCTGTACAACCTCATGGCCGCCCGCGGGCTGGTCGAGCGCGTCACCACCGACCTGGAGGTCTTCGAGGCCACGGCCGTGCCGCCGCAGACGACCCGTGCCAAGCTGCGCGGCGACTTCGTGCGTGCCGCCCAGGAGGCCCGGCGCGACTACACGGTCGACTGGGTGCACCTCAAGCTCAACGACCAGGCCCAGCGCACCGTGCTGTGCAAGGACCCGTTCCGGGCCGTCGACGAGCGCGTGGACCGACTGATCGAGTCCATGTGA
- a CDS encoding FKBP-type peptidyl-prolyl cis-trans isomerase, which translates to MARVTGARRWGVLGVLVALVVAGCGDVAAPDPDVTVTGDPGVAPTVTYLTPLAVTDTYRETIWPGTGDALVEGAPVLIDFLLENATDATLVKESYSTSPTPRLLTEEDLGTDLYETLRGQDVGARLLQVAPGGSGADYPTVTVLDVLPTRAVGEAVPPTEGMPTVTLAGNGEPTLAPAGTEPPADLLVRPLVRGTGAQVRASDVVTVQYSGFAWDTGEQFDSSWTRGLPVSFLLSDVQAWAEGLVDQPTGSQVMLVVPPSYPLGVTDAEELSGQTVVFVIDILATGAPAGGGS; encoded by the coding sequence GTGGCGCGAGTGACCGGTGCCCGCCGGTGGGGTGTGCTCGGTGTGCTGGTGGCCCTCGTGGTCGCGGGCTGCGGAGACGTCGCCGCGCCCGACCCCGACGTGACGGTGACGGGGGACCCGGGCGTCGCACCCACGGTCACGTACCTGACGCCGCTGGCCGTCACGGACACCTACCGCGAGACGATCTGGCCGGGCACGGGCGACGCGCTCGTGGAGGGCGCCCCCGTCCTCATCGACTTCCTGCTCGAGAACGCCACCGACGCGACGCTCGTCAAGGAGAGCTACTCCACGAGCCCCACGCCGCGGCTGCTGACCGAGGAGGACCTCGGCACCGACCTGTACGAGACCCTGCGCGGGCAGGACGTCGGCGCACGCCTGCTCCAGGTGGCGCCCGGCGGCTCGGGCGCCGACTACCCGACCGTCACGGTGCTCGACGTGCTGCCCACCCGCGCCGTCGGCGAGGCCGTGCCGCCCACCGAGGGGATGCCGACCGTCACCCTCGCGGGCAACGGCGAGCCGACCCTCGCCCCCGCGGGCACCGAGCCGCCGGCCGACCTGCTCGTGCGCCCCCTCGTGCGGGGCACCGGCGCCCAGGTCCGCGCGAGCGACGTCGTCACGGTGCAGTACTCGGGCTTCGCGTGGGACACCGGCGAGCAGTTCGACTCGTCCTGGACCCGCGGGCTGCCCGTGTCGTTCCTGCTGTCGGACGTGCAGGCGTGGGCCGAGGGGCTCGTCGACCAGCCGACCGGCTCCCAGGTGATGCTCGTCGTGCCGCCGTCGTACCCCCTCGGCGTCACCGACGCCGAGGAGCTGTCGGGGCAGACCGTGGTGTTCGTCATCGACATCCTCGCGACCGGCGCACCCGCAGGAGGCGGATCATGA
- the prcA gene encoding proteasome subunit alpha, with the protein MSMPFYVSPEQLMKDRADYARKGIARGRSVVVLQYDEGVVFATENPSRALHKISEIYDRIAFAAVGKYNEFENLRVAGVRYADLRGYSYDRVDVTARGLANAYAQTLGTVFTTESKPLEVELVVVEVGKDASGDQIYRLSYDGSVTDEHGWVVMGGQAERLATLLGEGWRPGMTLAQALGLAVRVLGSAPDEKDARTLGAAQLEVAVLDRTRPRRTFRRLTGALLDDVLGAAGEVDAAPAADGPAH; encoded by the coding sequence ATGAGCATGCCGTTCTACGTCTCGCCCGAGCAGCTGATGAAGGACCGGGCGGACTACGCGCGCAAGGGCATCGCCCGCGGCCGGTCCGTCGTGGTGCTCCAGTACGACGAGGGCGTGGTCTTCGCGACCGAGAACCCCTCGCGCGCGCTGCACAAGATCTCGGAGATCTACGACCGGATCGCGTTCGCGGCGGTCGGCAAGTACAACGAGTTCGAGAACCTGCGCGTCGCGGGCGTGCGCTACGCCGACCTGCGCGGCTACTCCTACGACCGCGTCGACGTCACGGCGCGCGGGCTGGCGAACGCCTACGCCCAGACGCTCGGCACGGTCTTCACCACCGAGTCCAAGCCGCTCGAGGTGGAGCTCGTCGTCGTCGAGGTCGGCAAGGACGCCTCGGGCGACCAGATCTACCGGCTGTCGTACGACGGCTCGGTGACCGACGAGCACGGCTGGGTCGTCATGGGCGGCCAGGCCGAGCGCCTCGCGACGCTGCTCGGCGAGGGGTGGCGCCCGGGCATGACGCTGGCGCAGGCCCTCGGCCTGGCCGTGCGCGTGCTGGGCTCGGCGCCGGACGAGAAGGACGCCCGCACGCTGGGCGCGGCGCAGCTCGAGGTCGCGGTCCTGGACCGCACGCGGCCGCGGCGCACGTTCCGGCGGCTGACCGGGGCGCTGCTCGACGACGTCCTCGGGGCGGCCGGCGAGGTCGACGCCGCACCGGCGGCGGACGGCCCCGCGCACTGA
- the prcB gene encoding proteasome subunit beta yields MTAPTGRLDPTGQGRLPHAFTTPGSASFVDFLAGYAPELLPGARDVTGHGPGAAVQAPHGTTIVAATFDGGAVLAGDRRATMGSMIASRHIEKVFPADDYSAVGIAGTAGLAIELVRLFQLELEHYEKIEGSLLSLDGKANRLATMIRGNLGLALQGLAVVPLFAGYDLDRSLGRIFSYDVTGGRYEEHEHHAVGSGSVFARGSLKKRWQPGMDAAAAVRVAVEALVDAADDDSATGGPDRVRRIWPVVATVTQAGYLRVPDDALADVAARIEDERRRDGGAR; encoded by the coding sequence GGCTGGACCCCACGGGCCAGGGCCGGCTGCCGCACGCCTTCACGACGCCCGGCTCGGCGTCGTTCGTCGACTTCCTCGCCGGGTACGCCCCGGAGCTGCTCCCCGGGGCGCGCGACGTGACCGGCCACGGCCCGGGCGCTGCGGTCCAGGCCCCGCACGGCACGACCATCGTCGCGGCGACGTTCGACGGCGGCGCCGTCCTCGCCGGCGACCGCCGCGCCACCATGGGCTCGATGATCGCCAGCCGGCACATCGAGAAGGTCTTCCCCGCCGACGACTACTCCGCCGTCGGGATCGCGGGCACCGCCGGTCTCGCCATCGAGCTGGTCCGGCTGTTCCAGCTCGAGCTCGAGCACTACGAGAAGATCGAGGGCAGCCTGCTCTCCCTCGACGGCAAGGCCAACCGCCTCGCGACGATGATCCGCGGCAACCTCGGCCTCGCGCTCCAGGGTCTGGCCGTCGTCCCCCTGTTCGCCGGGTACGACCTGGACCGCTCGCTCGGGCGGATCTTCTCCTACGACGTCACCGGCGGCCGCTACGAGGAGCACGAGCACCACGCGGTGGGCTCGGGCTCGGTCTTCGCCCGCGGCTCGCTGAAGAAGCGCTGGCAGCCCGGCATGGACGCGGCCGCCGCCGTCAGGGTCGCCGTCGAGGCGCTCGTCGACGCCGCCGACGACGACTCCGCCACCGGCGGGCCCGACCGCGTCCGGCGGATCTGGCCCGTCGTCGCGACGGTCACGCAGGCGGGCTACCTGCGCGTGCCGGACGACGCGCTCGCGGACGTCGCCGCCCGGATCGAGGACGAGCGCCGCCGGGACGGGGGCGCGCGATGA